TCGACGCACGTCCAGAGCAACCCCATGATCATCTCGTTGCGATTGACGGTGGTCGCGTGGACGTCGTCGATCTTGCGTTGCAACTTCATGTCGTAAAGGGCGTAGCGCAAGTCACTGACAGGCGCCACGGAACGCGTTGAATCGTAATGCGCCTCGCTGGGCGTGGACTTGTCGAGTTCCTGTGGTAAACGTTTTTTCGCCGTCTCGAGAAACGTGCGAACGCGGGTTCGCGATTGCACCGAGACCCGGCTGGTGAGGTATTCGATCATGCCGGGCTGCTGTTTCAGCAGGTAGTTGAACAGCCTGGCTTCGCGGAAACCGATGCCGTCCGGCGACTCGGGAGTGTAAAGCAGCACCGGATCGTTGCCGTGGCTGAACAGCCAGGTGTCGATGACCCATTCACCGTCGATCATCAGCCGGTGCAGCATGAATTCGTTGCGCTTGCTGGCGGAGCTGTCGCCCATGCTGGCGATGCTCTTTTCCAGCCATTGTTGATCGGCTTGGGTAATGTGCCCTTTCAACTGGCTTTCGAGGGCGGCGCCGCGCATTTGCCGCTGGATTACCGCCAGCGTCGTGTTGCGTCTGAAGCCATATCCGCGGCTGGCGGAGCTTTGCAGCTCGGCGCGAACCTTGTTGGTGTAACGTTCGCCGATCCATACGCCGGTGACAGAGCGTGCAACGTTTTGCGCGGTCAGCGCACTCAAATCAACGCCGTCCGGGCCTTTGAAGCGTGCCGAACGAGAGAATTTGGGATCGATCAGGCCGAAGCTGTCCGGGTAGCCATCGCGATACAGGCGGGTATAAGTCATCGGTGCGGCGGTCCACGAAGGCACCACCGAGCTCTGTGAGTACGCCCATACGGTATCCGGATCGACGTCGTTGGCCGGACGTTTGAGCAGCGCATTCAGGGCTTTTTTCGCCTGTTCGTGTACATAGGTGTCGAACGGTGGAAACCCGCTGCCCGACAATGTATGCGCGTTGAATGCTTGCAGGGTACCTTCGGCTTCTTCGGCCAGTGTCGACAGCTTCCTGCGGTTGGCTGTGCTGGTCGAGCGGTACCACAGCGGGGTGCTGAAGTCGTAGTCATCGGTGCGCGTAGCCAGTACATGCACAGTCATTGCCCGCAGGCAGTCACTATGCGGCCCGGTGTTGGCGAATGTGAGTTTTGTGTATTCCTCAGCCTCGGGTTTGAAACTCAGGCCGGACAACAGTTTCTGCATGCTGTGGCGAAAGCGCAGCGGCGCGCGGCTGACCAGATAGGCGACCATGCCTTCGGTATCCTCGCTGTGTTTGGCCCAGCCGAGAATGTGCGCCTGACAGGCACGCTCGCTGTCGAAAGCACGGAACCGCTTGTTGTCCGGCGCATCCGGCGTACACAGCAATATCCGCTGGAGGGCGCCTTTAGCGTCGGACTGGCGCAACACCCAGAGATCCAGAAGTTGTGCACCGTGCAAGGTCAGTGTCGCGGCTCGCAGGCGAGCATCGTTACCGGCACGCAGTTGCTGGATCAGTTGCAGGTCACTGTCCAGCAGGTCGCTCTGCAGCCTGGCGGTGTAGGCCGATGCAACGATCCGCTGATCAAGCATGTCGGCGACGGCCAGACTGAAGGCGGGCAGGCCATGCAGGCGTTGCTGCACCTGGTTGAAGTCGATTCGCGGTTGCAGGGTCAGCGCTTGCTGAACAATCCAGGCCGGCGTGACATCCACGTAGGCTTCGGGTAGCGGCGCGTCCTTGTAACTCAGGGTCGTGGCACGGAGGAAAGTGGAACCGGTCAATTCGTCACCGGTGTGCGGCCCGAGCAGGGCCAGTTCGATGAGATTGCGGCGGTGCTCGAATACACCGAAACCACTCACGTGGCGTTTGGTCTTGAGCGTCAGGTGCTCGGGTTCGAGGTCATCGATTTCAAGCTCATCGCTGAGGCGCTCGAGCCATTGGTGACGAGCCAGCGTCAGCGGGCTGGCGGCGGCTCCGATCAATTGCAACAGGGTCTGGCGGGCCTGTTCATATCGATTCAGGTGCCCCGCCAGCTCGGCCTTGCGAGCGCTGCTCGCGCTGCGATACCAATCCGGTGCGCTCAGGTACAGCTGGCGTTCGAACAGCGCCTGCGCCTGGAGCGCCAGACGCGGTGTGAGATCCGGCAAGGCGCCGGCGATGGCCAGATCAAGTGCTGTGCGCAACAGGCCCGCGTCGTGTTGCGGGTTATCGATGAGGCTCAATGCCCGTTCGATATCCTGCGTGCGCTTTTCGATCAATGCCTCGTAGATGTGTTCAAACAGCGGTGTGCTATCAATCGGTGACAGCTCCAGCGGCCAGATGCCTGCCGCCCCGACACCGTGATAGCTCGCGGGCAGCATCTGCAGGAAGCCGTCGCGATCGGCGTCGTGCTTCAGACACTTGAGCAAATGCCCGTCCAGCTCAGCCAGAGAATTGAAGAACTCGATGCCCCTCACCGGGGTGAACAGCACCGCGAAACCGGTATTTTGCTCGGTCAGCAAATCACTGACTGGCGAGCTGTTTTTTTCCGTGATAACGAAGGCCCCCGCCAGTTCTACGGTGGTTGCCTGATAACTGAACTGCAATGCGTAGGTTGCGGGGCGCAGCATCGGCGCCAGTGCCAGTTTCTCCAGCAAGGCGCCGGCCTCGGCGGACAGCAGGCGATCCTTGACGGCCTGACGCGCCTCGTTCTCGATGGCGGTGAAGCCGGCATCGTAGATGAGGAAAGATTTGGCCGGTTTGCCATCAATCCGCTCGCGCTGGTCGATGTTTTGCAACTGCGCCAACAGTTGGGTCTTGAGCGTGGCGAGCAGCTTCTGGCCCACCACGCTGTTCAAGTCGGCGCCGTGCAGGGACTGGTAAAGCGCGCGGCTGGCTTGCAGATAGTGCTCGCGGTAAGTTTTCAGCAAACCGTTCACACGTTTCAGATAGGCCTGTTCGGTAGTAGGGAGGCTCTCGGCGAGTAGCGGCTTTTCGATCTTGAACAGATGGTGAGCGATCTGATTGAGATCGCCCCTGATTTCTTCGCCCGAGGGGGCGGTGTTTGAGTTCATTGGCATCGTCTTCATGCTGGTGGAAAAGACCTCAGCATGGGGACCGTGTCCGCGACGATGGTGGTACATAGTTATAGCGTCTGCCCGAGTGGATCCCTCCACCCAGCCGGTTTGTCAGCGATGACGTTTGCTAAATGACCTGATTCCGGGTTGTTCGCATTAGCTGTAGCAGCTGCCGAAGGCTGCGATCCTTTGATTTCGCTTTTTACCGCGCCCCTAAAAAAGTAAGCAAAAAACGCTTGCTCCTGCGTTCGGCCCTCGCAGGCTCGGGGTCCTTCGCTGCACCTCCTCTCGCTGTGTTCGACTGCGTCGAACGGTCGCTGCGCTCCCACCCCAGTGGCAGATGTGGCATTGACCGTTCATCGGAAACACCCCTTAACCTGTAATTTCTGACAGTGGCGCGATACCTCCAACTCCTGTCACATAAGCCTTCCATCCAGAACCGGTAAGAAGGAACTTGACTATGTCTGCTGAAAAAAAAATTGTGCCAGTAATCACGTCTGTTAGAGACGATAAGGGAGAGATTCCCGACGGTGGCGCCACCTCGGCAACTTCTGTGCAATTGAGCGGGGTTGCAGCTGCTGGAGAAAAAGTTGAAATCTTCGACGCTGCTGTTTTGAGGGGACAAGTAGTTGTCAGTGCTGCAGGACGCTGGGATTTTCTCCTGACGAGTCTGATGCTGGGTGCTCATTCGGTTATGGCCAAAGGAAGCGCTGGTATGTCATCTACTCGTACGTTTGCCGTTGTTGCAGCAAAGTAACTGCCGATTGAAAAAGCCGCTGAGCTTCATAGCCCGGCGGCTTTTCATGGGTCAGTAAGGCTGTTGGACTTTTATTGCGGGTAAAACCCTCGCACTTGGTTCACTACGATTGAGCAGAGCTTGAAGTGCTCCACTCAAACTCGCAGCTTTGTCACCTACTAACAAGTGCCAAACCCCACCCTCCAACTGGCTGACACCCTGACAACCCAGCTCTTTCAACTGCGCGTCGGACAGGGCCTTGCTATCCGCCAGCAACAAGCGAATCCGGCTCATGGCAATGCAATCCAGTTGCAGCACGTTGTCGCCGCCGCCCAGTGCATTCAGCCATTGCTGAGCTTCTGGACCCGAGACCGAAACGGCTTTCGGCTCATCGACAAGCGCAACAGTCTCAGCGATGACCGCTCGGCCCAATGCCGGCATGGCGAGGCGAATCTCATCAGCAATGCTGTCCGCCATCGGCCCCACAACAACCTGCAAGCTGCCGCCCTTGCCCGGGCGCACCACGGCCATTGCGCCCAGCGCTTTCAGCTCGGCGTCCGAGGCCTTGTTGCGATCGACCATTTCCAGGCGCAGTCGGGTCGTGCACGCGCCGACGGTCAGCAGATTCTCTGCGCCGCCCAACGCTTTGATGTAAGCACTGGCGCGTTCGGTTTCCGAAAGCACAGCTTTTTCGGCCGTGGCCACGTCTTCACGCCCCGGCGTCTTCAGGTTGAAGCGGCGGATACAGAAGTCGAAAACCAGGTAATAAATGACCGCATAAGCCAGACCGACAGGTACAACCAACCAGCCATTGGTGGACTTGCCCCAGCCGAGGATCATGTCGATGAAGCCACCGGAAAAGGTGAAGCCCAGATGAATGTTCAGGCCGTTGGTAATCGCCATCGACAGCCCGGTCAGCAGCGCATGCAGAAGGAACAGCAGCGGTGCGAGAAACATGAAGGCGAACTCAATCGGCTCGGTCACCCCGGTCAAAAACGAAGTCAAAGCCATCGACAGAAAAATCCCGCCCATGACCTTGCGCCGTTCCGGCAGGGCATTGCGATACATCGCCAGGCATGCCGCCGGCAGGCCGAAGATCATCATCGGGAACATGCCGGTCATGAACTGGCCGCCCTTCGGATCGCCGGCAAAATAACGCGATAGGTCGCCGGTCACCAGTGCCCCAGTGGTCGGGTCGGTGAAGTTGCCAAAGACGAACCACGCCATGTTGTTGAGGATGTGGTGCAGACCGGTGACGATCAGCAGGCGGTTGAACACGCCGAAGACGAAGGCGCCGAGGCTGCCGCTTTCCATCATCAGCGCGCCGAACGCATTGATGCCCTGCTGGATCGGCGGCCAGATATAACCGAACAGCACGCCCAGCCCCACGGCCGCGAAACCGGTGACAATCGGCACGAAACGCCGGCCACCGAAGAACGCCAGATACTCCGGCAGCTTGATGTCCTTGAAGCGGTTGTACAGCGCGCCGGCCAACAGGCCGCTGACGATCCCGGCGAGCATGCCCATGTTGATGGTCGAATCGAGCACCTTGAGCGTGGAGATCATCACCAGATAACCGATCACCCCGGCCAGGCCGGCGGTGCCGTTGTTGTCTTTGGCGAAACCGACGGCGATGCCGATGGCGAAGATCATCGCCAGGTTGGCGAAGATCACTTGCCCGGCATCGTGAATGATCGCGATGTTCAGCAGGTCGGTGTCACCCAGGCGCAGCAGCAGGCCGGCGATCGGCAGGATCGCGATTGGCAGCATCAGCGCGCGGCCGAGGCGTTGCAGGCCTTCGATGAAGAGTTGGTACATGGCGTTGGTCCTTGTTGTTTTTGTTAGCGCAGTGGCCAATGTTGATGACAGGCCTCACGCACCGCTGCGGCGCTGCTCAACTTGAGCAGGTCACGGGCGAGGCGCTGACATTCGGCTTCGTGCAGCTGGCGCACGCGGTCCTTGATTTCACCGATCTGCACCGGGCTCACCGACAGCTCGGTGACGCCCAGGCCGATCAGCACCGGCGTCGCCAGCGGGTCGGAGGCGAGGGCGCCGCAGACGCCGACCCAGCGTTTGTGCACCGCCGCGCCTTCGCAGGTCATGGCGATCAGGCGCAGCAGCGCCGGGTGCAAGGCGTCGACGCGGGCGGCTAGACCTGCGTGATCGCGGTCCATGGCCAGGGTGTATTGCGACAGATCGTTGGTGCCGATCGAGAGGAAGTCGGCGTGCTCGGCCAGTTGTTCGGCCTGCAGCGCGGCGGCGGGAACTTCGATCATCACGCCGATCTGCGGGCGCTCGGCAATGCCCAGTTCAAGGCACAAGTCATCAACGCGCTGACGGATGTGCAGCAACTCGTCGACCTCGGTGACCATCGGCAACAGAATCCGGCAACGCGACAACGGCTTGACCTGCAGCAGCGCGCGCAGTTGCTGATCAAGAATGTCCGGGCGCGCCTGGGCCAGACGAATACCGCGCAAGCCGAGCACCGGGTTGGCTTCGGCGGGCAGCGGCAGGTAGTCGAGTTGCTTGTCGCCGCCGACGTCGATGGTGCGGATGATCACCGGCTTGTCGCCCATGGCATCGATGACCGCTTGATAGGCGCTGCGTTGTTCTTCGACGTCCGGTGCAATCTGGCGATCGACGAAGAGAAACTCGGTGCGCAACAGGCCGACGCCATCGGCACCGTTGGCAAAGGCATCGGCCGCTTCCGCGCTGGAAGCGACATTGGCGACCACTTCGATGTGCACGCCATTGCGGGTTTCGGCGGGCCAATGCGCCTTGGCTTGCTGACTTTCGCGAAGCTGCTGGCGCTCGATTTGCGCCTGTTGCACGTCGGCCAGGCGTTGCGCATTCGGGGACAGTTCAAGACGACCGCCGTCAGCGTCGAGTACCACGGGCTGATCCTGCGGTTGATCGAGCAATTGCGCACCCAAAGCGACGATGCACGGCAGGCCTTTACCGCGCGCCAGAATCGCGACGTGCGAGGTGGCGCCGCCTTCGGCCATGCACAACCCGGCGACACCTTGCGCGCTGAGTTGCAGCAGATCCGATGGCGTCAGTTCGTGAGCGGCGACGATTGCGCCGGCCGGCACCTGGTATTGCCAGGCTTCGCCAAGCAGGGCACGCAGGACGCGTTGCTTGAGGTCGCGCAAATCGTTGGCGCGTTCGGCCAGCAGCGGGCTGCCGGTGCCTTGCAGCATGTCGCACTGCGCATCGATCGACTGACTCCAGGCGTGCGTCGCTGCGGTGCCTTGTTCGATGAAATGCTGCGCGGCGTCGAGCAGAGCCGGGTCTTCGAGCAGCGCCATGTGCGCAGCGAAGATGGCTTCTTCATCGGCGTTCTTGTGTTTTTTCGCTTGGGCGAGGGTGGCAGCGATTTCGCTGCGCACCGCGTTCAATGCCGCTTCAAGAATCTGCTGCTGTTGCAGCGGATCGTGATTGCCCGCATCCGCCGGCAACGTGATTGCGCTCAAGCGAAACAACGGCCCTGCGACCAGCCCCGGCGCCGCGCAAACACCGTGCAACACCCCAGCCTCGGCCGGGCGTTTCAGCGCCGCAGTGCTGACCGGCGCTTGCGCGTGATGGTCGTCCGGCAGCGCCGTGGCCAATGCGCTGAGCAAGGCTTGCAGTGCGGCATCGGCGTCCGGGCCCTGACAACTGACCTGCACCTCATCCTGCTCGCCGATCGCCAGCCCCATCAAACCGATCAAGCTGTTGCACGGCGCCGATTTGCCAGCGAAATGCAGCTGCGATCGGCTATTGAAACCCTGCGCGGTTTGCCGGATCAGCGCAGCGGGGCGCGCATGCAAACCGCCGCGATGAGCGACGCGCACCTGGCCATGAGCTTCGGGCCCGCCTAGCGTTTCGGTATTCGCCGCGACAACGTTGCGCGCGATGATGTGCAGCAACGGCTCGCCGACTTTCACCGCTTTGAGCGTGATCGGCCGCACCTGAAAATCCGCGCTGTTGGTCAGGATCAGCAGGCTGACCAGGCTTTTGCACTGCTGGCCGACTTTGTCCAGGTCATAGCGCAACAGCGGTTGACCGAGGCTGACGCGATCGCGCTCCTTGACCAGCATGGCAAAACCTTCGCCGTTCAGCTCAACGGTGTCGAGGCCCAGGTGCAGGAGGATTTCCGCGCCGTTGTCGGCGCGCACGGTCACTGCGTGGCTGCTGCGCGCGACGTGGATGACCACGCCGGCGCAGGGCGAATACAGCGTGTCGTTGAGCGGGTCGATGGCGATGCCGTCGCCCATCGCGCCGCTGGCGAACACTGCGTCCGGGACGTTGGCGAGCGTCAGCACGGGGCCGCTGAGCGGGGCGCTGAGGGTCAGCTCTTTATTGTTGTCGGGCATGGCTGGGTCTCATCAGTTGAATCTCGGTTCGATGCCCCCCGTAGGAGCTGCCGCAGGCTGCGATCTTTTGATCTTGTTTTTGGCTACGTCAAAATCAAAAGATCGCAGCCTTCGGCAGCTCCTACAGGTCGGACTTCGGCGGTCAGTGCGTGCGGGTCACTTTGCTCAAATGGCGCGGCTGATCCGGGTCCATGCCCCGCGCCACGGCCAGGCCTGCGGCCATCACGTAGAAACTCTGGATTGCCAGAATCGGGTCGAGGACCGGGTGCTCGGCGCGGGTCAGGGTCAGGTCGCGTTCGCTGACGTCATCCGGGGCGGCGAGCAGTACCCGGGCGCCGCGTTGGCGCATTTCTGCCGCGAGGCTCAGCAGGCCAGCCTGCTCGGCGCCGCGTGGGGCAAAGACCAGCAGTGGATAGTGTTCGTCGATCAGTGCCATCGGCCCGTGACGGACTTCGGCGCTGCTGAACGCTTCGGCCTGAATCGCCGAGGTTTCCTTGAATTTCAACGCCGCTTCCTGGGCGATGGCGAAACCGGCGCCACGGCCGATCACCATCAAGCGCTCGCAATCGCGCAGCGCTTCGATGGCAACGCTCCAGTCCTGTTTTGCGGCTTCGCGCAAACCTTCAGGCAGGGCGTTGCCGGCCTCGAGCAATTCGCTGTCTTCTTTCCAGTGCGCGATCAAGCGCGCGCTGGCGCTGAGGGTGGCGATAAAACTCTTGGTCGCGGCGACGCTGCTTTCAGTACCGGCAAGCAGCGGCAGACTGAATTCACAGGCCGCTTCCAGTGGCGAATCGGCGGCGTTGACCATCGACACACTGAGCGCGCCGCGCTTGCGCAACAGGCGCAGGCTGTTGACCAGATCCGGGCTCTGTCCCGACTGCGAAAACGCGAACGCGACCTGACCGCTGACTTTCAACGGCGCTTGCTGCATGGTCACCACGGACATCGGCAATGAGGCTACCGGCAAGCCCAGTTGCTGCATGGTCAGGTAGGCGAAGTAGCTCGCGGCGTGGTCGGAGCTGCCACGGGCAACGGTCATCGCCACTTGCGGTGGCTGCCGGCGCAGGCGCCCGGCGATCTCGATCATCGGCGCGTCGAGCTGTTGCAGTTGGGCTTGCACAGCCTCGAACGAGGACAGCGCCTCTTCAAGCATTTTTGAAGTCAATGTCTTCTCCTTCGACCATGACGGCGGTCAGTGTGAGTGAGCGATCGAGCCGCACGCAGTCGGCCCAGGCACCCGGGGCAAGGCGCCCGCGTTCGGTAATGCCGAGGTAATCGGCGGGAAATTGCGACAGACGTTGCGAGGCCTCGGCGATCGGCAACCCGATCTTCACCAGATTGCGCAGGGCCTGATCCATGGTCAGGGTGCTGCCGGCCAGCGTGCCGTCGGGCAGGCGCACGCCGCCCAGGCATTTGGTCACGGTGTGGCTGCCGAGCTTGTATTCACCGTCGGGCATGCCGGCGGCGGCGGTCGAGTCGGTGACGCAATACAGGCACGGGATCGAACGCAGGGCCACGCGAATGGCGCCAGGGTGCACGTGCAACAGATCGGGGATCAGCTCGGCGTACTGCGCATGGGCAAGTGCCGCGCCGACGATGCCGGGCTCGCGGTGATGCAGCGGGCTCATGGCGTTGTAGAGGTGGGTGAAACTGGTCGCACCGGCAGCCAATGCAGCGACGCCTTCCTCGTAACTGCCGAGGGTGTGGCCGATCTGCATGCGAATGCCACGGCTGCTCAGTTCACGGATCAACGCATCGTGACCGGCGATTTCCGGGGCAATGGTGATGACGCGGATCGGCGCCAGCGCCAGATATTCTTCGACTTCGGCCATCAACGCGGTGTGGGCGAAGTTCGGTTGAGCGCCGAGTTTTCCCGGGTTGATGTACGGGCCTTCAAGGTGCACGCCAAGCACTCGCGCGGCGCCTTTCGGACGCCGTTCGCAGAATTCTCCTACCTCTTTGAGGACGCTGGAGATCTCCGCACTCGGCGCGGTCATGGTGGTGGCCAGCAGCGAGGTCGTGCCAAAACGCACATGGGTCTTGCTGATGGTTTCGAAGGCCTCGGCGCCTTCCATGATGTCTTTGCCACCGCCGCCATGCACATGCAGGTCGATGAAACCCGGCAGCAGATAAGGCAGATCGTTATCGGCCGGATCGCAGGGCACGCCGTCGATCGACACGACCTTGCCATGTTCGTGAATCAGCCGGCCGCGAATCCAGCCGCTGGCGGTGAGGATGTTGTCTTCGGACATTTTCGTTCTCGCTTGGGGCCGCGCTTAACGGCGCGGCTCTTTATCTACGAAGCTCTGCAACAAAGTCGTAGTAGTCGTTGCGGCAATAGGTGTCGGTGACTTCGATCGGCGTGTTGTCTTCCAGATAGCCGACCCGGGTCATCAGCAGCATGGCGGTGCCGGGGGCGATGCCGACCAGTGCGGCGAACTCGTCAGAGGCGTTGATCGCCTGGATGTGCTGGAGGGCGCGGACGATGGGTTTACCGATGCC
This genomic interval from Pseudomonas koreensis contains the following:
- a CDS encoding membrane-targeted effector domain-containing toxin, with the protein product MNSNTAPSGEEIRGDLNQIAHHLFKIEKPLLAESLPTTEQAYLKRVNGLLKTYREHYLQASRALYQSLHGADLNSVVGQKLLATLKTQLLAQLQNIDQRERIDGKPAKSFLIYDAGFTAIENEARQAVKDRLLSAEAGALLEKLALAPMLRPATYALQFSYQATTVELAGAFVITEKNSSPVSDLLTEQNTGFAVLFTPVRGIEFFNSLAELDGHLLKCLKHDADRDGFLQMLPASYHGVGAAGIWPLELSPIDSTPLFEHIYEALIEKRTQDIERALSLIDNPQHDAGLLRTALDLAIAGALPDLTPRLALQAQALFERQLYLSAPDWYRSASSARKAELAGHLNRYEQARQTLLQLIGAAASPLTLARHQWLERLSDELEIDDLEPEHLTLKTKRHVSGFGVFEHRRNLIELALLGPHTGDELTGSTFLRATTLSYKDAPLPEAYVDVTPAWIVQQALTLQPRIDFNQVQQRLHGLPAFSLAVADMLDQRIVASAYTARLQSDLLDSDLQLIQQLRAGNDARLRAATLTLHGAQLLDLWVLRQSDAKGALQRILLCTPDAPDNKRFRAFDSERACQAHILGWAKHSEDTEGMVAYLVSRAPLRFRHSMQKLLSGLSFKPEAEEYTKLTFANTGPHSDCLRAMTVHVLATRTDDYDFSTPLWYRSTSTANRRKLSTLAEEAEGTLQAFNAHTLSGSGFPPFDTYVHEQAKKALNALLKRPANDVDPDTVWAYSQSSVVPSWTAAPMTYTRLYRDGYPDSFGLIDPKFSRSARFKGPDGVDLSALTAQNVARSVTGVWIGERYTNKVRAELQSSASRGYGFRRNTTLAVIQRQMRGAALESQLKGHITQADQQWLEKSIASMGDSSASKRNEFMLHRLMIDGEWVIDTWLFSHGNDPVLLYTPESPDGIGFREARLFNYLLKQQPGMIEYLTSRVSVQSRTRVRTFLETAKKRLPQELDKSTPSEAHYDSTRSVAPVSDLRYALYDMKLQRKIDDVHATTVNRNEMIMGLLWTCVEIVTAIATMPYPLLSLSSGLLLAFKDAMLALAAYQRGDNGAALQYLVGYLFNSAGALLTDLRPVVRSLRFHVKSARLSTAGSRAEQALKLIAPLESDTSLTQGLRPVFFDGRALWAPDKPDALGRYLLHRPDPNTGRLLSTGIVVVPNADGVLVRSGVAGGAPKYDAVSETPGPHKDYGVPTKYHARIEAAMNPETRLQLVKRAEDYMAHPNTILAGAVDELGTTRRVYLSQAAKLTTDAKLHFADLAALPARTEVASVGADTSFTQLLASEAFTGKNLVIGARPGSIASKQVLITYIDALIANGFKRLYLEYLPGDVFALKLEKFNQGKSWRHIKKHLQAVDKALGHEADAAFSYLALVRKAHEKNLKIGALDASTCYELDDVLLMSDVSPLTPRSNEVRNFYSHQVIADDVADAPDERWVALVDDSRMTTFNGTPGLADLHDAVAVRIEDIGLNQPTRVGLDSPGSIAGDTTARGDYLVQTPTPYKAPPPVTTPEATAAVVDHFSDYDIAPSLRDDIAQMLNKPYSLDSNYRPVASNEQTAYDAFISMRERLEKTARDTFADYIPPEAPVLPSLTSDTTFEAFLKQLSDQRLNLLIGEAHAGVSSKALLKKHMKALKQAGYDTLYVEHLLTDVHQADLDIFRQTQRMPERLKNYLHRQDAGHMPTYKGSDTYTELYQTAAKYNIRIRALDCTASYHLKGIYDPDISRNEMFSYFATRVIEADQLANGPHKWVALIGNSHTNYNLGVPGLADTLSAVSLHVRDTAPELARGVHRGTAEILADSTEKGGTSQRAVQSDFLIKVAVAGQKKPSPAPSVSRSKLTHPGMFLIESEGTSGTRLVHKSKTGEIVVTPIQVNDKGLLFVDRWEKKDQVFKYLRTLIEMLETDVKLTQVK
- the nagE gene encoding N-acetylglucosamine-specific PTS transporter subunit IIBC — translated: MYQLFIEGLQRLGRALMLPIAILPIAGLLLRLGDTDLLNIAIIHDAGQVIFANLAMIFAIGIAVGFAKDNNGTAGLAGVIGYLVMISTLKVLDSTINMGMLAGIVSGLLAGALYNRFKDIKLPEYLAFFGGRRFVPIVTGFAAVGLGVLFGYIWPPIQQGINAFGALMMESGSLGAFVFGVFNRLLIVTGLHHILNNMAWFVFGNFTDPTTGALVTGDLSRYFAGDPKGGQFMTGMFPMMIFGLPAACLAMYRNALPERRKVMGGIFLSMALTSFLTGVTEPIEFAFMFLAPLLFLLHALLTGLSMAITNGLNIHLGFTFSGGFIDMILGWGKSTNGWLVVPVGLAYAVIYYLVFDFCIRRFNLKTPGREDVATAEKAVLSETERASAYIKALGGAENLLTVGACTTRLRLEMVDRNKASDAELKALGAMAVVRPGKGGSLQVVVGPMADSIADEIRLAMPALGRAVIAETVALVDEPKAVSVSGPEAQQWLNALGGGDNVLQLDCIAMSRIRLLLADSKALSDAQLKELGCQGVSQLEGGVWHLLVGDKAASLSGALQALLNRSEPSARVLPAIKVQQPY
- the ptsP gene encoding phosphoenolpyruvate--protein phosphotransferase — translated: MPDNNKELTLSAPLSGPVLTLANVPDAVFASGAMGDGIAIDPLNDTLYSPCAGVVIHVARSSHAVTVRADNGAEILLHLGLDTVELNGEGFAMLVKERDRVSLGQPLLRYDLDKVGQQCKSLVSLLILTNSADFQVRPITLKAVKVGEPLLHIIARNVVAANTETLGGPEAHGQVRVAHRGGLHARPAALIRQTAQGFNSRSQLHFAGKSAPCNSLIGLMGLAIGEQDEVQVSCQGPDADAALQALLSALATALPDDHHAQAPVSTAALKRPAEAGVLHGVCAAPGLVAGPLFRLSAITLPADAGNHDPLQQQQILEAALNAVRSEIAATLAQAKKHKNADEEAIFAAHMALLEDPALLDAAQHFIEQGTAATHAWSQSIDAQCDMLQGTGSPLLAERANDLRDLKQRVLRALLGEAWQYQVPAGAIVAAHELTPSDLLQLSAQGVAGLCMAEGGATSHVAILARGKGLPCIVALGAQLLDQPQDQPVVLDADGGRLELSPNAQRLADVQQAQIERQQLRESQQAKAHWPAETRNGVHIEVVANVASSAEAADAFANGADGVGLLRTEFLFVDRQIAPDVEEQRSAYQAVIDAMGDKPVIIRTIDVGGDKQLDYLPLPAEANPVLGLRGIRLAQARPDILDQQLRALLQVKPLSRCRILLPMVTEVDELLHIRQRVDDLCLELGIAERPQIGVMIEVPAAALQAEQLAEHADFLSIGTNDLSQYTLAMDRDHAGLAARVDALHPALLRLIAMTCEGAAVHKRWVGVCGALASDPLATPVLIGLGVTELSVSPVQIGEIKDRVRQLHEAECQRLARDLLKLSSAAAVREACHQHWPLR
- a CDS encoding SIS domain-containing protein, with the protein product MTSKMLEEALSSFEAVQAQLQQLDAPMIEIAGRLRRQPPQVAMTVARGSSDHAASYFAYLTMQQLGLPVASLPMSVVTMQQAPLKVSGQVAFAFSQSGQSPDLVNSLRLLRKRGALSVSMVNAADSPLEAACEFSLPLLAGTESSVAATKSFIATLSASARLIAHWKEDSELLEAGNALPEGLREAAKQDWSVAIEALRDCERLMVIGRGAGFAIAQEAALKFKETSAIQAEAFSSAEVRHGPMALIDEHYPLLVFAPRGAEQAGLLSLAAEMRQRGARVLLAAPDDVSERDLTLTRAEHPVLDPILAIQSFYVMAAGLAVARGMDPDQPRHLSKVTRTH
- the nagA gene encoding N-acetylglucosamine-6-phosphate deacetylase; this translates as MSEDNILTASGWIRGRLIHEHGKVVSIDGVPCDPADNDLPYLLPGFIDLHVHGGGGKDIMEGAEAFETISKTHVRFGTTSLLATTMTAPSAEISSVLKEVGEFCERRPKGAARVLGVHLEGPYINPGKLGAQPNFAHTALMAEVEEYLALAPIRVITIAPEIAGHDALIRELSSRGIRMQIGHTLGSYEEGVAALAAGATSFTHLYNAMSPLHHREPGIVGAALAHAQYAELIPDLLHVHPGAIRVALRSIPCLYCVTDSTAAAGMPDGEYKLGSHTVTKCLGGVRLPDGTLAGSTLTMDQALRNLVKIGLPIAEASQRLSQFPADYLGITERGRLAPGAWADCVRLDRSLTLTAVMVEGEDIDFKNA